The Euphorbia lathyris chromosome 2, ddEupLath1.1, whole genome shotgun sequence genome includes a window with the following:
- the LOC136220906 gene encoding glyoxylate/hydroxypyruvate reductase HPR3-like, whose amino-acid sequence MEEAQQPQKQLQPEVLICREPPSFSVIGEQAFTSTKFRFLKAYESPLPLHQFLATRAQSVRAILSSGGAPVTADLLQFLPSVRLVVTTSAGLNQIDIPECRRRGIAIANSGNVYSPDVADLAVGLLIDVWRNISASNRYVRQGLWLTEGDYPLGVKLRGKQVGIVGLGNIGLEVAKRLEVFGCYISYTSRKTKPHVSYPFYQNVTELAANCDALIICCGLTDETRHMIDKEVLSALGKKGVVVNIGRGAIIDEKELVRCLVAGEIAGAGLDVFENEPIVPQELLKLDNVVLSPHCAVFTPESMKDVSKLVVGNLEAFFSGEALLTEYLDD is encoded by the exons ATGGAAGAAGCTCAACAACCTCAAAAACAGCTTCAACCAGAAGTACTGATTTGCAGAGAACCACCGTCTTTTAGCGTAATCGGCGAACAAGCTTTTACTTCTACTAAATTTCGTTTTCTAAAAGCATACGAGTCTCCGCTCCCTCTCCATCAATTCTTAGCTACTCGCGCCCAATCTGTACGAGCTATTCTCTCTAGCGGAGGCGCTCCAGTTACCGCCGATCTCctccaatttcttccatctGTTCGCCTTGTCGTCACTACTAGCGCCGGCCTCAACCAAATCGACATCCCTGAATGTCGCCGCCGTGGAATCGCCATCGCCAACTCTGGTAACGTGTATTCCCCTGACGTAGCAGATCTGGCCGTTGGTTTGTTGATCGATGTTTGGAGGAATATTTCGGCTAGCAATCGATATGTACGGCAAGGGCTTTGGCTTACCGAAGGGGATTATCCTCTTGGCGTTAAG CTGAGAGGCAAGCAGGTTGGAATTGTGGGATTAGGAAATATTGGGCTTGAAGTTGCCAAAAGACTTGAGGTTTTTGGTTGCTACATCTCCTACACTTCCAGGAAAACAAAGCCTCATGTTTCATATCCTTTTTATCAGAATGTAACTGAACTTGCAGCCAACTGTGATGCCCTCATCATCTGCTGCGGCTTGACTGACGAAACCCGACACATGATCGATAAGGAAGTGTTATCAGCACTAGGGAAGAAAGGAGTTGTGGTTAACATCGGGCGCGGGGCGATAATCGATGAGAAGGAATTGGTGAGGTGTTTGGTTGCAGGAGAGATTGCAGGTGCTGGGTTGGATGTGTTTGAGAATGAGCCTATTGTTCCTCAAGAGTTACTTAAATTGGACAATGTTGTGTTGTCTCCGCATTGTGCTGTGTTTACACCGGAATCTATGAAGGATGTGAGTAAACTTGTCGTTGGAAATCTCGAAGCTTTCTTCTCTGGCGAGGCATTACTTACGGAATACTTGGATGATTAA